From a single Chitinivibrio alkaliphilus ACht1 genomic region:
- a CDS encoding HlyD family efflux transporter periplasmic adaptor subunit: MKIRFTNNSLNTAERKNGVNVIYSAAKRSFPRIRWLIIVGIVISPLLFFLGMILLNTLYIENTGYVHSLHTHIFAIEDGRVEQLFYHRFSPIDSGAQILSFSPHSSQVYQENPISLPPSSEREDETIHILKERIGSEEREASRAYTKLENMRQLMQRGAATSREVDAARRVYMGHRNTLQSLLREYGTRTKNINTEDQPLTAAAGSHRYTEPYTAPWNGRIIKQHAEPGEWLKRHDRLVTLQKNPAEYTIRLSIKPQQLSHIQENTVMKLSSQTGGDIRARVISLDPYIPPEELQERPYFFQDSRHITILLEPMETLPEQFRIIGLPLTSRNPRFSFLYKIREFQRKNIRPLFTL, encoded by the coding sequence ATGAAAATACGATTCACCAATAATTCCTTAAATACTGCAGAACGTAAAAATGGTGTCAATGTGATCTACTCTGCCGCAAAACGAAGCTTCCCGCGTATACGCTGGCTTATTATAGTGGGTATAGTCATATCGCCGCTTCTGTTTTTTCTGGGAATGATCCTGCTCAATACCCTCTATATAGAAAATACGGGGTATGTCCACTCACTGCACACCCATATTTTTGCCATTGAAGACGGTCGGGTTGAACAGCTGTTTTACCATCGGTTCTCACCCATTGACTCCGGGGCACAAATACTATCATTTTCCCCTCACTCATCCCAGGTATATCAGGAGAACCCCATATCCCTTCCCCCCTCATCAGAACGGGAGGATGAAACTATTCATATTCTGAAAGAACGAATCGGCAGTGAAGAACGCGAGGCTAGCCGAGCCTACACAAAACTTGAAAATATGCGGCAGCTTATGCAACGGGGGGCTGCAACATCGCGTGAAGTCGATGCCGCCAGAAGAGTCTATATGGGACACCGAAACACCCTGCAGTCTCTTCTGCGTGAATATGGTACCCGCACAAAAAACATCAATACAGAAGACCAGCCACTCACAGCAGCGGCCGGCTCACATCGATATACAGAACCATACACCGCACCCTGGAACGGCCGAATTATTAAACAGCATGCAGAACCGGGAGAATGGCTAAAACGCCATGACCGGTTAGTAACTCTGCAGAAAAACCCCGCAGAATACACTATCCGACTCTCCATAAAGCCACAACAACTATCTCATATACAGGAAAATACGGTAATGAAACTTTCGTCTCAAACGGGGGGTGATATTCGTGCACGGGTGATTTCCCTGGATCCCTATATTCCACCGGAAGAACTGCAGGAGCGCCCCTATTTTTTTCAAGACTCCCGACATATCACCATACTCCTGGAACCGATGGAGACTCTCCCTGAACAATTCCGCATCATCGGGCTTCCGCTGACTTCACGAAATCCACGGTTCAGCTTTTTGTACAAAATACGTGAATTTCAACGTAAGAATATCCGCCCTCTTTTCACGCTATGA